CGATTGGCCCGATTTCCTGGAGCGGATCAAGAGCGCGGCGACTCCCGAGGAACGTCCCGCATGAGCAAGACCCCGCCCGCGCCCCCACCGGCGCCCCCACCGGCACCCCCACCGGCACCCCACGTGCTGACCGGGGAACTGGCGCGGGTGCGCGTCGCCATCGCGCGCGCCAAGGACGACCTCGCCCAGGACCGCATGCCCGATCTCGCCGACCTGCGCTCGATGGTCGCCGGCGTGTGCGCCACCGCGCTGCACGGCGCCGAATCCGGCGGCGCCCCCGATCCGGCGAAGGCGAGCGCGCTGGAAGCCCTGCTCGCCGAGCTCGAGGTGCTGGAGGACGAGGTGCGCAAGTTCCGCGACCGCCTGGCCAAGCAGGGCCGGGGCTAGCCCCAGGGAGTCGCCCGTGGATTTCGGCGATTACTTCCGTTTCGTGCTGGCGCTCGCGTTCGTGCTCGCCCTGATCGGGGTGATGGCGTGGCTCGCGCGCCGTTTCGGCCTCGGTCAGCCGACCCGGCTTCCGGGAAGCCCGCGCCGGCTCAAAATCGTGGAAAGCCTCGCCCTCGACGCCCGCCGCCGGCTGGTGCTGGTGAGCCGCGACGGCACCGAACACCTGCTGCTGCTCGGCGGCGCCAACGAAGTGACGGTGGAAAGCGGCATCCGCCCGCCCGCGAACAAGGACTCCGCGCCCGGGGAGCCGAAACCATGACGCGCCCCCGTCTTCTGGCCGCGCTCGGCGTCGCGCTCGCCGGATTGGCGGCGGGCGCGGTGCTCGCGTTCGGCCCGCCGGCGCTCGCGCAGACCATCACCTTGAACCTCGGCGAGGAAGGCGGCCAGGCGACCGGACGGATCATCCAGCTGGTCGTCCTGGTGACGGTGCTGAGCCTCGCGCCCTCGATCCTGGTGATGGTGACG
This genomic interval from Rhodospirillales bacterium contains the following:
- a CDS encoding flagellar biosynthetic protein FliO, whose amino-acid sequence is MAWLARRFGLGQPTRLPGSPRRLKIVESLALDARRRLVLVSRDGTEHLLLLGGANEVTVESGIRPPANKDSAPGEPKP